One window of Polynucleobacter sp. HIN5 genomic DNA carries:
- a CDS encoding HNH endonuclease: protein MLSILKLDAGGIPQCWIDAEDATRHYADDSVSWTLGDPIAIMRGGISRLTGQQSIIELHSIIAVKGSAKINLFDVVPAITKRKLYRRDRGLCAYCGCRISEHDAEAEHIVPNSKGGGYSWMNLVVSCRPCNQRKGNRTPEKAGMSLLYAPYTPSLYEDMILKGRNILADQMDFLAANLPKDSRILQDPFWV from the coding sequence GTGCTCAGCATTTTGAAGTTAGATGCGGGCGGTATCCCCCAGTGCTGGATAGATGCTGAGGATGCAACCCGACATTATGCAGATGACAGCGTTTCATGGACGCTAGGCGATCCCATCGCCATCATGCGTGGTGGTATCTCTCGTTTAACTGGCCAACAATCGATTATTGAGCTGCACTCCATCATTGCTGTCAAAGGCTCTGCAAAAATAAATTTATTTGATGTAGTTCCAGCCATCACAAAACGTAAGCTCTACCGGCGTGATCGCGGCCTATGCGCTTATTGTGGTTGTCGAATCTCAGAGCACGATGCCGAAGCAGAGCATATTGTTCCCAACAGCAAAGGCGGTGGTTACTCCTGGATGAATCTGGTTGTCTCATGCCGTCCCTGCAATCAGCGTAAAGGTAATCGTACGCCTGAGAAAGCGGGAATGAGTCTTCTTTACGCTCCTTATACGCCTAGTTTGTACGAAGATATGATTTTGAAGGGCAGGAATATTTTGGCTGATCAGATGGATTTTCTGGCTGCTAATCTGCCGAAGGATAGTCGCATCTTGCAAGACCCATTTTGGGTCTAA
- a CDS encoding TatD family hydrolase, translating to MFIDSHCHLDFPEYQDRLPEVLGNMTRAKVSHALCISVDIPDFPKVKKLAHTYPNLFASVGVHPDYEETPEPTLEFLVEEAKDDKVIAIGETGLDYFRMGDRSYDSMEWQRERFRTHIRAALLAKKPLIIHTRSASEDTLRIMREEGADAIGGVMHCFTESYEVAKAAIELGFYISFSGIVTFKNAKDLQATCKALPLDRLLIETDSPYLAPVPHRGQTNEPAWVAHVASYIAQLRDESVEEIAKQTTNNFFQCFQLNRSYL from the coding sequence ATGTTTATTGATTCGCACTGCCATCTCGATTTCCCAGAGTACCAAGATCGTCTTCCCGAGGTTTTGGGGAACATGACGCGCGCCAAAGTGAGTCATGCGCTTTGCATCTCCGTTGATATACCAGATTTTCCGAAGGTAAAGAAACTCGCCCACACTTACCCAAATTTATTTGCCTCGGTTGGTGTTCATCCGGATTACGAGGAAACCCCCGAGCCAACACTTGAGTTTTTGGTCGAGGAAGCCAAAGACGATAAAGTCATTGCGATTGGTGAAACCGGGCTCGATTACTTCCGAATGGGAGATCGATCGTATGACTCCATGGAGTGGCAACGCGAACGCTTTCGGACCCATATTCGCGCTGCCTTATTGGCCAAAAAGCCTTTGATTATTCATACGCGTTCGGCTTCTGAAGATACCTTACGGATCATGCGAGAGGAGGGCGCTGATGCAATTGGTGGTGTGATGCATTGCTTCACAGAGTCTTATGAAGTGGCCAAGGCGGCAATTGAACTTGGGTTTTACATCTCTTTTTCTGGAATCGTGACCTTTAAGAATGCCAAGGATCTTCAGGCTACCTGCAAGGCCTTACCATTGGATCGATTGCTCATTGAGACCGATTCACCATATTTAGCTCCCGTACCACACCGTGGCCAAACCAACGAGCCGGCCTGGGTGGCACATGTAGCCAGCTATATTGCGCAATTGCGTGACGAATCCGTTGAAGAAATAGCCAAGCAAACTACAAATAATTTTTTTCAATGTTTTCAATTAAATAGAAGTTATTTATGA
- the mltG gene encoding endolytic transglycosylase MltG has translation MALSKRLVGLGFLSLIGITCLYYLALFTWGVVPPKSALSSQAKVEDAVVRFKVLPKSGVSKIASQLQEQGIEVPVLVFQIGARSLGVASSLKPGTYEFPANASLGSILLQMARGDRVREVVKLIPGMTIWQVRAAIDAHPALTHQTNSLSDAQLAKLLGLTQPSAEGWLFPDTYVFDPDDLDSSIYQRAYVGMQKQLANAWDLYLQGQPNDQVLKSPYQLLILASIIEKETGQASERGLISGVFHNRLRKGMMLQTDPTVIYGIGPRFDGNIRKTDLRRDTPYNTYMRYGLPPTPIAIPSKESLIAAAQPAPTNALYFVAKGNGSSHFSPSLKEHEAAVDRYQRLPAQSSTKSVK, from the coding sequence ATGGCTCTGAGTAAACGATTAGTGGGTCTTGGGTTTCTATCGCTCATCGGTATTACCTGCCTGTATTACCTTGCTTTATTCACATGGGGGGTGGTGCCACCCAAATCTGCTTTGTCCAGCCAGGCCAAGGTAGAAGATGCTGTCGTGCGGTTTAAGGTGTTACCGAAGTCGGGGGTCTCAAAGATCGCAAGCCAGTTGCAAGAGCAGGGAATTGAGGTGCCTGTTTTGGTCTTCCAAATCGGTGCTCGATCGCTTGGTGTTGCTTCATCATTAAAGCCAGGCACTTATGAGTTTCCGGCCAATGCAAGCTTGGGCAGCATACTGCTGCAAATGGCTCGGGGCGATCGAGTTCGGGAGGTTGTGAAGCTTATTCCTGGCATGACCATATGGCAGGTTCGGGCAGCAATTGATGCGCACCCAGCACTAACTCATCAAACGAATTCGCTCAGTGATGCTCAGCTCGCTAAGCTCTTAGGGCTAACGCAGCCGAGTGCAGAAGGATGGTTATTTCCAGACACCTATGTATTTGATCCCGATGATTTGGATTCGAGTATTTATCAACGTGCGTATGTAGGTATGCAAAAGCAATTAGCGAATGCATGGGATCTTTATCTGCAAGGCCAGCCTAATGATCAGGTCTTAAAGAGCCCATATCAATTACTGATCCTTGCCTCGATTATTGAGAAGGAAACTGGCCAAGCGTCTGAGCGTGGATTAATTTCTGGGGTATTTCATAATCGGCTCAGAAAGGGCATGATGTTGCAAACCGATCCAACAGTCATCTATGGAATCGGCCCACGATTTGATGGCAATATCCGAAAAACCGATTTACGCCGCGATACTCCCTACAATACCTATATGCGCTATGGCTTACCTCCAACCCCGATTGCAATACCCTCCAAAGAATCGCTAATTGCCGCTGCGCAACCCGCTCCCACCAATGCACTGTATTTTGTTGCCAAGGGCAATGGCAGTAGTCATTTTTCTCCATCCTTGAAAGAGCATGAGGCTGCGGTTGATCGCTATCAGCGCTTGCCTGCCCAATCGTCGACCAAGTCGGTAAAGTAA
- a CDS encoding DNA polymerase III subunit delta' — translation MPIENIHHESVKLLPWFDALGKAFNLEATTQAILFHGQPGIGKFDFARWLSKAMLCEADLFSTGHKPCNSCEACRWFDTGNHPDFIALLPQSLKGRLVQAELEGSPKIDPAASENQDNSDGKKESAFIKIDEVRGALGGINIGSHRGGKRIILIYPLESLREDASNTLLKSLEEPNPDTIFILVSDRIDRVLPTIRSRCQLIALPKPSRDVALEWLQSELKLLLTDTVRTEELEATIDEQAGAPLSARDQILARHLGDDKDGIGLAIHATRVLLEALSKGPQIAYLECAEKVQKAPYSELLMCMQRWLFDLQLSRQLGEVRYYRRHAQLIGQLASQLQLAKAQRLWSTLTLARRHENHPLSTRVQMESMLLQYQQLFAD, via the coding sequence ATGCCAATAGAAAATATTCATCATGAATCAGTGAAGCTATTGCCATGGTTTGATGCGCTTGGTAAAGCATTCAATTTGGAGGCAACCACCCAGGCAATTTTGTTTCATGGGCAGCCGGGCATAGGTAAATTTGATTTTGCCCGCTGGCTTTCTAAGGCAATGCTGTGTGAGGCTGATTTGTTCTCAACAGGGCATAAGCCTTGCAATTCTTGCGAGGCATGCCGTTGGTTTGATACTGGAAATCATCCAGACTTTATTGCTTTACTACCGCAAAGCTTAAAAGGGCGCTTGGTCCAAGCTGAACTGGAAGGAAGCCCAAAAATCGACCCTGCGGCCTCTGAGAACCAAGACAATAGCGATGGAAAGAAAGAGAGTGCTTTCATCAAAATTGACGAGGTGAGAGGGGCGCTTGGGGGCATCAATATTGGTTCGCACCGGGGTGGCAAACGCATCATTTTAATTTATCCCTTAGAAAGTTTGCGAGAGGATGCATCCAACACCTTGCTCAAATCATTGGAGGAGCCAAATCCCGACACAATTTTTATTCTGGTGAGCGACCGCATTGATCGAGTGCTACCAACCATACGGTCACGTTGCCAACTGATTGCCTTACCAAAACCAAGTCGGGATGTGGCGCTTGAGTGGTTGCAATCGGAACTGAAATTATTGTTGACTGATACGGTTCGAACCGAGGAATTAGAAGCTACGATCGATGAGCAGGCGGGTGCACCGCTAAGTGCAAGGGATCAGATTCTGGCAAGGCATCTCGGCGACGATAAGGATGGCATTGGTCTTGCCATCCATGCCACGAGAGTGTTGTTAGAGGCTTTAAGCAAAGGGCCCCAGATTGCTTACTTGGAATGCGCAGAGAAGGTTCAAAAAGCCCCGTATTCCGAATTGTTAATGTGCATGCAACGCTGGCTGTTTGATTTGCAATTATCTCGCCAGTTAGGGGAGGTGCGCTACTACCGCCGGCATGCCCAACTCATCGGGCAACTAGCGTCCCAACTGCAATTGGCAAAAGCTCAGCGATTGTGGTCAACCCTAACGCTCGCTCGTCGTCACGAGAATCACCCCTTGTCCACACGGGTTCAAATGGAATCGATGCTCTTGCAATATCAACAGCTCTTTGCAGACTAA
- the ygfZ gene encoding CAF17-like 4Fe-4S cluster assembly/insertion protein YgfZ, producing MNPPTTCRLPDWGLILVEGSDASTFLQGQLTNSVLGLAATPTGGVAHGSSAVRLTGYCTAKGRLLASAWISLHSSQAVTQYALFVSRDLAAAFAKRLSMFVLRSKVVIRDVSDDWLVYGSLETIEGLLPRLPADAIALAMQSPADTNPTKRIVFASQMTVDAQLNSSEWNAAEVASGIPRIVAATQDQFVPQMVNLESVGGVDFKKGCYPGQEVVARSQYRGAIKRRLYLAKAQIPSESCPPATEIFHEEDPGQPAGMVVLSAPNSNNPDWIDLQIECKSELAQSGKLHLGDASGPSLELGTLPYSLVEI from the coding sequence ATGAACCCACCCACAACTTGCCGCTTACCAGACTGGGGCCTGATTCTGGTCGAAGGATCCGATGCAAGTACTTTTTTGCAAGGTCAATTAACGAATTCAGTGCTTGGGTTAGCTGCCACCCCCACCGGAGGAGTTGCTCATGGAAGTTCAGCCGTCCGATTGACTGGATATTGCACGGCAAAGGGTCGCTTACTCGCCTCTGCATGGATTAGTTTGCATTCATCCCAAGCAGTAACTCAATATGCTTTATTTGTCTCACGCGATCTTGCTGCGGCATTTGCAAAACGACTGAGCATGTTCGTTTTGCGTTCCAAGGTCGTGATTCGTGACGTCAGTGATGATTGGCTCGTATATGGCTCTCTTGAGACTATTGAAGGGCTTCTCCCTCGCCTTCCGGCCGATGCAATTGCCTTAGCGATGCAATCCCCCGCTGACACAAATCCTACAAAGCGGATTGTGTTTGCCTCCCAAATGACAGTCGACGCCCAACTCAATTCAAGCGAGTGGAATGCAGCAGAAGTAGCCAGTGGCATTCCCCGAATTGTGGCGGCTACGCAGGACCAATTTGTTCCTCAAATGGTGAACCTGGAATCCGTGGGTGGGGTCGATTTCAAGAAAGGGTGCTACCCAGGCCAAGAAGTCGTTGCTCGCAGCCAATATCGAGGGGCGATTAAGCGTCGCCTCTATTTGGCTAAAGCACAAATTCCTTCTGAGTCCTGCCCGCCAGCAACCGAGATTTTTCATGAAGAGGATCCAGGCCAGCCGGCCGGAATGGTCGTGCTCTCAGCGCCTAATTCGAATAACCCTGATTGGATAGATCTTCAAATTGAATGCAAATCAGAACTTGCGCAAAGCGGCAAACTTCACCTTGGTGACGCTAGCGGCCCCAGTCTGGAGCTTGGAACACTACCCTATTCCCTAGTTGAGATTTAA
- the tmk gene encoding dTMP kinase, with amino-acid sequence MDINRPGFFISFEGIDGAGKSTHLEAFAKHLGQRYPNHEVVLTREPGGTPLGEKLRQLLLQEPMHIETEALLMFAARREHLAQVIEPALQAGKIVISDRFTDASFAYQGGGRGLSLDTLNTLETLVQGRGAELIQPDLTLLFDLPGEIAEQRRSKARTPDKFERLDLHFFENVRNEYLRRAKADPGRFMVIDARQSQELIWKQLSEIQLNY; translated from the coding sequence ATGGATATCAATCGTCCCGGTTTTTTTATTAGCTTCGAGGGCATCGATGGTGCTGGGAAGAGTACTCACCTTGAAGCCTTTGCCAAGCATTTAGGGCAGCGCTATCCCAATCATGAGGTTGTGCTTACTCGTGAGCCAGGCGGCACCCCTTTGGGCGAAAAACTCAGACAACTTTTATTGCAAGAGCCGATGCATATTGAGACTGAAGCCTTGCTCATGTTTGCCGCTAGACGTGAGCACCTAGCTCAGGTTATTGAGCCCGCCTTACAGGCTGGCAAGATTGTGATCTCGGACCGGTTTACCGATGCCAGCTTTGCGTATCAGGGGGGTGGAAGGGGTTTAAGTCTCGATACCTTAAATACACTTGAGACTCTGGTGCAGGGGAGGGGGGCTGAATTGATACAGCCGGACCTCACGCTCTTATTTGACCTACCTGGCGAGATTGCGGAGCAGCGTCGCTCGAAGGCGAGAACCCCCGATAAGTTTGAACGCTTAGATCTGCATTTTTTTGAGAACGTTCGCAATGAGTACTTGCGACGTGCTAAGGCCGATCCCGGCCGCTTTATGGTGATTGATGCACGGCAATCGCAAGAGCTGATCTGGAAGCAATTATCAGAAATTCAGTTGAATTACTGA
- a CDS encoding molybdopterin oxidoreductase family protein, with protein MFKFISSQPVHDPVHSQNPATEVKTTTCYMCACRCGIRAHLRDGELVYIDGNPNHPLNQGVICAKGASGIMKQKSPARITKPLLRKPGSERGQSEFEEISWERAFSILEDRLRGIRETDPKKFALFTGRDQMQALTGLFARQFGTPNYAAHGGFCSVNMAAGMIYTIGGSFWEFGGPDLEQAKLFVMIGTAEDHHSNPMKIALSKFKRNGGRFISINPVRTGYSAIADEWIPIKPGTDGALFMALMHELIVANQVDHPFLKRYTNSSQLVCLDAGPEEGLFLFDPESDPINTDIPHNKYIWDIKSNAAKACFANDVDPALSGEYVMGPGPHQGKRVAPAFELLRRQVKSCTPEWAEKITSIPASRIRLLAKEMAHTAFKQSFELPIAWTDTFGQHHTSVTGRPVAFHAMRGLSAHSNGFQTTRALAVLMTLLGTIDRPGGFRHKAPYPRQIPPNIKPPSSENDIQVNTPLAKAPLGWPTRPEDLALDQDGKPLRIDKAYTWEHPLAAHGLMHNVITNAVKGDPYSIDTLMIFMANMSWNSTMNTMEVRQHLNAKDENGQFKIPFLVICDAFQSEMVAFADLVLPDTTYLERHDAMSMLDRPISEFDGPCDSVRIPVLPPTGQCKPFQDVLIELASRLKFPAFTTADGQRKFKDYPDFITNFQTAPDSGIGFLMGWRGKDGDKSIRGEPNPNQWERYQENNCVFHYSMPPEHQYMRNWNQGYLDFAKANALRQKNDPIILAVYSDIVQQFRLAAKGQRPGRVPPDHLKERIIQFFDPLPFWYPPLEDAVTNLDEYSINAITQRPMAMYHSWDSQNAWLRQIHSHNFLFINAATAIDHGIEDGAWIWVESQWGKVRCMARHTQAVEMGTVWTWNAIGKAESAWHLDPNADESKKGFLLNHLITEELPMGTREGSFRVSNSDPITGQAGWYDVRVKISPAGSSENLDTWPAAQAKEVPGMLKLSSYEIKKPNE; from the coding sequence ATGTTCAAATTTATATCTTCGCAACCAGTTCACGATCCGGTTCATTCACAGAATCCGGCGACCGAGGTGAAGACCACGACCTGCTATATGTGCGCTTGCCGCTGTGGCATCCGGGCTCATTTGCGGGATGGCGAACTGGTTTATATCGATGGCAATCCCAACCATCCGCTGAACCAAGGGGTCATTTGTGCCAAGGGTGCATCTGGAATCATGAAGCAGAAGTCCCCTGCTCGGATCACCAAGCCACTCTTACGTAAGCCAGGCTCAGAGCGTGGCCAATCGGAGTTTGAAGAAATCTCTTGGGAACGAGCCTTTAGTATTTTGGAAGATCGTTTACGAGGTATCCGAGAAACCGATCCCAAAAAATTTGCACTGTTTACTGGACGCGATCAAATGCAAGCTCTTACAGGCTTATTTGCTCGTCAATTTGGCACCCCTAACTATGCAGCCCACGGAGGTTTTTGTTCGGTCAATATGGCCGCGGGCATGATTTACACCATTGGGGGTAGTTTTTGGGAGTTTGGCGGCCCCGATTTAGAGCAAGCCAAATTATTTGTGATGATCGGAACTGCAGAGGATCATCACAGTAATCCGATGAAGATCGCGTTGTCGAAGTTTAAACGCAATGGTGGGCGATTCATCTCGATTAATCCTGTGCGTACCGGATATTCTGCGATCGCCGATGAGTGGATTCCAATTAAACCAGGTACCGATGGCGCGCTATTTATGGCGTTGATGCATGAGTTGATTGTAGCCAATCAAGTCGATCATCCATTCTTAAAACGGTATACCAACTCATCGCAGTTGGTTTGTCTTGATGCGGGTCCTGAAGAAGGATTATTTTTATTTGATCCTGAGTCGGATCCAATTAATACCGACATTCCTCATAACAAATACATTTGGGACATCAAAAGCAATGCTGCAAAAGCCTGTTTTGCAAATGATGTCGACCCTGCCCTATCAGGCGAGTATGTCATGGGTCCCGGCCCCCATCAGGGCAAGCGGGTTGCGCCTGCATTTGAATTATTGCGCCGGCAAGTAAAGTCTTGCACGCCCGAGTGGGCCGAGAAGATTACTTCCATTCCAGCCTCGCGTATCCGCTTACTAGCCAAAGAAATGGCGCACACGGCATTTAAGCAATCCTTTGAGCTACCTATTGCTTGGACTGATACGTTTGGGCAGCACCATACATCAGTAACTGGACGTCCCGTTGCATTTCATGCGATGCGCGGCCTATCTGCCCACTCGAATGGTTTTCAAACGACACGTGCCTTAGCTGTATTAATGACTCTGCTGGGCACCATCGATCGTCCAGGCGGCTTTCGTCATAAAGCCCCCTATCCCCGTCAGATTCCTCCGAACATCAAACCACCCTCTTCGGAAAATGACATTCAGGTGAATACGCCGTTAGCGAAAGCGCCGCTTGGTTGGCCAACTCGCCCAGAGGATTTGGCACTTGATCAGGATGGCAAGCCTCTTCGAATCGACAAGGCCTACACCTGGGAGCACCCTTTAGCTGCTCATGGATTAATGCATAACGTCATTACCAATGCTGTCAAAGGCGATCCCTATTCGATTGATACCTTGATGATTTTCATGGCTAATATGTCATGGAACTCCACCATGAACACCATGGAAGTTAGACAGCATCTCAATGCCAAAGATGAAAATGGACAGTTCAAGATTCCATTTCTTGTGATTTGTGATGCATTCCAATCCGAGATGGTGGCCTTTGCTGATCTCGTGCTTCCTGACACGACCTATCTTGAGCGCCACGATGCAATGAGTATGTTGGATCGCCCTATCTCTGAATTTGACGGGCCATGCGATTCAGTACGTATCCCAGTTTTGCCGCCGACCGGACAATGCAAACCTTTTCAAGATGTCTTAATTGAGCTTGCCTCCCGCTTAAAGTTCCCTGCGTTCACAACCGCGGATGGACAAAGAAAGTTCAAGGATTATCCCGACTTCATTACCAACTTCCAGACGGCACCCGATTCCGGTATTGGGTTCTTAATGGGTTGGCGCGGCAAGGATGGTGATAAAAGTATTCGTGGTGAACCGAATCCCAACCAATGGGAGCGCTACCAAGAAAATAATTGTGTTTTTCACTACAGCATGCCCCCCGAACATCAATACATGCGTAACTGGAACCAAGGCTATTTAGACTTTGCCAAAGCCAACGCCTTACGCCAAAAGAACGATCCGATTATTTTGGCGGTGTATTCAGATATTGTTCAACAGTTTCGACTGGCTGCCAAAGGCCAACGCCCCGGTCGCGTACCGCCGGATCACCTCAAAGAACGGATCATCCAATTTTTTGATCCGCTGCCCTTTTGGTATCCACCTTTAGAGGATGCGGTTACTAATTTAGACGAGTACTCCATCAACGCCATTACACAACGGCCGATGGCGATGTATCACTCGTGGGACTCACAAAATGCCTGGTTACGACAAATCCACAGTCATAACTTCCTGTTTATTAATGCAGCTACGGCCATTGATCATGGTATTGAGGACGGTGCTTGGATTTGGGTGGAATCCCAATGGGGCAAAGTACGCTGCATGGCCCGTCATACCCAGGCTGTTGAAATGGGGACTGTTTGGACTTGGAATGCCATTGGTAAAGCAGAATCCGCATGGCATCTTGATCCTAATGCGGATGAGTCTAAGAAGGGCTTCCTACTTAATCATTTAATTACCGAAGAGCTGCCCATGGGCACACGCGAGGGCAGCTTCCGTGTCAGCAATTCAGATCCGATTACTGGTCAAGCGGGATGGTACGATGTGCGCGTCAAGATATCCCCTGCTGGATCAAGTGAAAATCTAGATACTTGGCCAGCGGCACAAGCCAAAGAAGTTCCTGGCATGCTCAAACTATCATCGTACGAAATTAAGAAGCCGAATGAGTAA
- a CDS encoding ankyrin repeat domain-containing protein, giving the protein MMLRRIFTILAALSLFSGFAIAQSQEQADQMARAVQFDDLAQVKRLLQDGVSPNLLVRGGNPISVYAVRENSRTTLDYLLTLKNLDVDQPNLSGENVLMMASLYGFLPEVKTLIDKRAATINKSGWTPLHYACTNGHLQVAEFLLDKGAQANALSDSDTTPLMMAVRSGNIQLVRLLLDRGADLQIRNHQGFSAIDVADLFNQEEISRGLRSRWEKLYKTKYEGGPKPVAVDSQPKG; this is encoded by the coding sequence ATGATGTTACGTCGCATTTTTACTATTCTTGCCGCCCTGAGCCTTTTCTCTGGTTTCGCCATCGCTCAATCCCAAGAACAGGCCGATCAAATGGCTCGCGCCGTGCAATTTGACGACCTTGCGCAAGTGAAGAGGCTCCTACAAGACGGCGTAAGTCCTAATTTACTCGTTCGCGGCGGCAATCCGATCTCGGTTTATGCGGTGCGAGAGAACTCGCGCACAACCCTCGATTACCTTCTCACTTTGAAGAATCTGGATGTAGACCAACCAAATCTCTCTGGTGAAAACGTCCTGATGATGGCATCGCTGTATGGTTTCTTACCAGAGGTCAAGACCCTCATTGATAAGCGGGCCGCCACGATTAATAAATCGGGTTGGACACCGCTGCATTACGCTTGTACCAACGGTCATTTGCAAGTTGCGGAGTTCCTCTTGGATAAGGGTGCTCAGGCGAACGCCTTATCGGATAGCGATACAACACCTCTGATGATGGCTGTCCGCTCTGGCAATATTCAATTAGTGAGGCTATTGCTTGATCGTGGCGCTGATTTGCAAATCCGGAATCATCAAGGCTTTAGTGCCATTGATGTTGCAGATTTATTCAATCAAGAAGAGATATCCAGGGGTTTGCGATCGCGCTGGGAAAAGCTCTATAAAACCAAATATGAAGGGGGTCCAAAGCCTGTAGCCGTTGATTCCCAGCCCAAGGGCTAA
- a CDS encoding ion channel: MSSLPNFFTLARQVGESFPDQLTVVFMTAIGMLVAHALLILLIGKIYQVLIDWADKRNIFWLSIPFYMIAVGLVLTTHLVDIVVWSYALIALKIFEIDTNAFYFAGEMYTTVGYGSFPLPDNWKILPIVVAFSGIFAASMSGAVLFNMIGQIIRKKTVK; encoded by the coding sequence ATGTCATCCCTTCCAAACTTCTTTACTCTGGCGCGGCAAGTTGGTGAAAGCTTCCCAGACCAGCTAACCGTAGTCTTTATGACCGCGATCGGTATGCTAGTTGCTCATGCACTACTGATTCTATTAATTGGCAAGATTTACCAAGTGCTGATTGATTGGGCGGATAAGCGCAATATCTTTTGGCTGTCGATCCCGTTCTATATGATTGCTGTTGGCCTGGTGTTGACGACCCATTTAGTTGATATTGTGGTGTGGTCCTACGCACTGATTGCTCTCAAGATTTTTGAGATCGATACGAACGCTTTTTACTTTGCTGGCGAGATGTACACCACGGTTGGGTATGGAAGCTTTCCATTACCGGATAACTGGAAAATACTACCGATCGTTGTTGCCTTTAGCGGCATATTTGCTGCCTCGATGTCTGGTGCGGTGCTCTTTAATATGATTGGCCAGATTATTCGCAAGAAAACGGTCAAATAA
- a CDS encoding DUF3108 domain-containing protein has translation MNGLRLLKPRTIVLFAITISVLVHLYIFVGFPSFLFSKAAPLEDVTVAELRVEPVKKVQLSKPAAPEPSVRDQSSNAVGDGAVIESGGGNGTGQIEQEGQAFRVPDPGVYYYDAYLDGQYLQTASIEWQFDPKLGYRLFINIPYAFVGPFIFESRGKIDAYGLAPDFYVENLGSRPARFTRFDRDDKGGGKLFFSQKPDQLKDIPPGTQDRFSLMMQLASLLAGNDQIDEKGTVREIPIANLDTVETWRFQSQGEELSDAVSTLGPTVLRHYKRLPVKEMDHKRRNDIWLVKDFGWIPGRVRLENEKGRTFELFLKQVDPIADLPK, from the coding sequence ATGAATGGTTTGCGCCTACTCAAACCGCGTACGATTGTGCTGTTTGCAATCACCATATCGGTATTGGTCCATCTTTACATATTTGTTGGGTTTCCCAGTTTTTTATTCTCTAAGGCGGCTCCATTAGAAGATGTGACCGTCGCCGAGCTGCGTGTCGAGCCTGTTAAAAAAGTTCAGTTAAGTAAACCGGCCGCACCTGAGCCAAGCGTGCGGGATCAAAGCTCAAACGCAGTTGGCGATGGTGCAGTCATTGAATCTGGTGGAGGTAACGGCACAGGGCAAATAGAGCAAGAGGGCCAAGCTTTTCGGGTTCCCGATCCTGGTGTTTATTACTATGATGCCTATCTCGATGGCCAATACTTGCAAACGGCTTCAATTGAGTGGCAATTCGATCCTAAGCTTGGGTATCGATTGTTTATCAATATTCCCTATGCATTTGTTGGGCCATTTATCTTTGAATCCCGAGGAAAAATTGACGCATACGGTTTAGCCCCTGATTTTTATGTGGAGAACCTTGGGAGCCGGCCTGCACGATTTACCCGATTTGATCGCGATGATAAGGGGGGAGGGAAGTTATTCTTCTCCCAAAAGCCGGATCAATTAAAAGACATTCCACCGGGGACTCAGGATCGCTTTAGCCTCATGATGCAGTTGGCCTCTTTGCTTGCAGGGAATGATCAGATTGATGAAAAAGGAACGGTGCGAGAAATTCCGATTGCCAATCTCGATACAGTTGAAACTTGGCGTTTTCAAAGCCAAGGTGAAGAATTATCCGATGCAGTATCGACTTTGGGACCCACGGTCCTGCGGCATTACAAGCGTTTACCTGTCAAGGAAATGGATCACAAGCGCAGAAATGACATATGGTTAGTGAAAGATTTTGGCTGGATACCGGGTAGGGTGCGCCTTGAGAATGAAAAGGGTCGAACCTTTGAACTATTTCTCAAGCAAGTCGACCCAATTGCAGACTTGCCTAAGTAA